The following is a genomic window from uncultured Draconibacterium sp..
CTTGCTGGTCGTTTGATTGGAGCATCTATAGGTAGCAAAGTTTCAAGTAAAACGATGTTAACTTTTGCTTCATTTGTTGGTATGGTACTAGTTCTTTTGGCTATTTTATTACCTACATCAACCATGGTAAGTATGCCAGGATTCCAGGTTCAAGGTAGCTCATTATCATTTGTATTCGCTGAAGTTCCGATTAATGCGATGTTCCTTGTTCTGGTAGGATTGTGTACATCAATTATGTGGGGTGGTATCTTTAACCTTGCCGTTGAAGGTTTAGGTAAATATGTTGCTGCTGCTTCAGGTATTTTTATGACACTTGTTGTAGGTGGAGGATTGCTTCCTTTGGTACAGAATGCTGTTGCCGACGGTATCGGATTCCAGCCTTCGTTCTGGGTGCCATTCTTAGGATTGGCTTACCTGTTCTTCTATGCAACAATTGGTAGTAAAGTAACTAAACGTGCCGAAAGCGTTAAACTTTAAAGACTATTAAAACCTCACTTGTTGGGGATTTAAATACAAATTCGGGATAATCCCGGAAAGCCATCCGTTAGCTGACGGATGGCTTTTTTTATGCGAAAAAAAGAAAGGCCTGAAAATATGAGTTGCATACATTATTTTTTATTTTAGCAATACTTAATTACTACTATGTACGACATTATTGGAGATGTTCATGGATATGCAGCCCAGCTAAAAAAGCTTTTAACAGAAATGGGCTACCGAAAAACGAATGGTAGTTATTCGCATCCAACGCGGAAAGCAATTTTTGTGGGCGATTTTATTAACCGCGGGCCTGAGATCAGAAAAACAATCCGGACCATTAAAGCGATGGTTGAAAACGGCAACGCATATGCTGTGCTGGGAAATCATGAACTCAATGCTATTATTTATCACCTGAAAGATAAGCAGGGGAAATCAATTATCTCAAAACCGAGTAAATACTTTTTATCGCTTTTTAAAACCATTAACGAGTATTCGTTAGGATCAAATGAACTGAACGAACAGCTTCGTTGGATGCGCACGTTACCACTTTATCTGGATTTAGGCGAAATTAGAGTGGTGCATGCCTGCTGGAGCGAAGACGCTATTAAAGTTGCCGACTCGCTGTATGAAGAGGGTAGAATAAGAAAGCGCGTTTTTCGGAAGGTGTATAAGAAGTCAAATTCAGAAGAAGCACAAAGTGTGTGGAGGCTAACAAAAGGCATTAACCTGAAATTACCATCCGATTTAAGGGTAATGAACAACAAAGGTGTTTCGCCCCGTACTTTTCGAATTCGCTGGTGGGAAAATCTGGAGGGGAAAACATTTCGAGAAGCTTCGTTTGAAAGTAAATTCACGATGCCATCGTATACCATTCCTCCCGAAATTGTTCCGGCGACTTTCCCGTATCCCGATGATGCCCCGATTTTGTTCTTCGGACATTACTGCAGAGGGGCAGGACCGCACATAATAAAACACAATGTTTGTTGTGTTGATTCGTGTGTTGCGGGCTCTAAATCGCTTTTGGCGTATCGGTGGAGCGGAGAGAAGGAACTAGATATGAATCATTTAGTAAAAATATAGCCTGTTTGGGAGGTGTATTTTATTGATATTCAGTGGTATATAAAAAATATCAAAAAAATATTTTTTTGTATTGCAGGTAAAAAAAGAAAGTATATATTTGCATCACCTTTGCAAAGGGCTTCAAGCCGCTTGAAAAGGGAAAAGTTCTAAAAAAACGGTGGCGTAGTTCAGTTGGTTAGAATGCCGGCCTGTCACGCCGGAGGTCGCGAGTTCGAGTCTCGTCGTCACCGCTTATTTTTTTGACAAAAAAGGTTTAGAACATCAATTTATTGGTGGCGTAGTTCAGTTGGTTAGAATGCCGGCCTGTCACGCCGGAGGTCGCGAGTTCGAGTCTCGTCGTCACCGCTTAGTCAATCAGACAAATGATGAAAAGGAGTGTAACCCTTGTGTTACACTCCTTTTTTATTTTCAATATGGCGTTTATTGTTTGATGAAGAAACTTTATTTTCTTAAATATCCGATAGGTATAAAATTCACAAGAAAGGAATTCGCTGAACCAAGGTATTCTCAAATATCATATAATATTAAAAGAATAAAATAAAGATACTCTTTATCGATTTTATTTTTAAGTTGATTATACAAAAGACTTTTAAAGCGTGACTTCTGTTTTTTTACTGCTATTTCTGAGATGTTTAGAAGTTTTGCTACTTCAGCATTTTTCAGGCCTTGCTCAAAACTTAAATCAAATAGGGTTTTATATTTTTCTGGCAAGGAATCAATAGCTTCGTACAATAATGTGAGTGTTTCCTGTTCAATGAAATTTACCGAAAGATCTTTCTCTGAATCCTCAATTTGAGCCATGTACTTGCTTTGAGCCTTGCCTTTTCGGAGAATGCTAATTCCCTTATTCCGCACACAGGTATATATAAATGCCTTTAGTTGAAACGGAGAAGAGAAAGAGTGTCGCTGTTTATAGGCTTGAAAAATAGCATCTTGTACGCAGTCTTCCGATAAAAAAGCATATTCATTTCCTAATAAACGTGAGGCATAAATGATTAATTCCGGATACATTTTTTCATAAAATGAATTAATTGTTCCTTCCTTAAATTCTGCAAATACTTGTTTATATACCTCAATCATAAATTACATGAAAAAAACTTTAAAAATGTATTTGCGGGTGCGTAAAAGTAACAAAAACATAGCATTTTGCTTAAAAAATATATAAAAAGCAATTTTTAGGGTATACGAAAAAGGAAGGATTGCGTCTTAGCTCTATTAATTAATTAATTATTTAAAGGAAACCAGATGAAAAAAGAAAAATTGATTAGTGTGTTTACATTGGCAGCGTTATTTTTGATTTGTAACGTAAGCAAGGCACAACTTCTAAAAGGTATTATCAATGCTGACAGTATTCCCATACTTCAAATTGCCTATACCCCAGACGGCGATGTGATAAACACAATCTATCATAAGTTACAACCCGACAAAGATGGTAAGTTTAGCTTTAATACAGATTTGATTGATCAGACCTGTGACGTAGGGGTTTATGTGGGTGAAGAAATTTTTGGCGCACATTTAGAGAAAGGAAAAACAACAAATATTTACCTGGAGAAAAAGAGTGGAAAAGAAAATTTCGAAATAAGATTTGGTGGAGATAATGTTGAGTTAAGTAAGGTTTATAATGCCTATACTCAGGCTTTTGATATTTTTAAATATTTTTCCATCGATCCGGCTTTAAGTAAATCTTTTCAAGAATACAGAGATATACTTGAGAAGGAGTACACTGCGCTAAATAAGAAGTTAGCTACAATTAAAGACGACCAATGGCAGGCGTACTATATCAAACTATCGGAAGGAATGTATAAGTGGACCCAAATTCGCTTGATTATGGATGAGTGTTTTGAGGAGAATATACCATTAGCAGAATCACCTGAATATTTGGAGTTGATTAATGCCATTAATCCGAATGACGAGGCAAGTTTAAGAACGAATCTGAGTGTTGCTTGGTTGGGGGGAAAAGTAAAACAAAGCATGGACGGAAATGATGATGATAACATTCCTTATTTTGTTGAATGTATGGAACTTGTTGAAAATCAAATCACAAATCCAAAAGTTCGCACATCTCTTACCCGCTACATTCCTTACCTCTATTTTACCATGGGGGCCGGAAAAGGAGATGTTAACGTATTTTGGAATCGTTTTAAGATATTTGCCAAAGATTATCCGGAATTAATAAGTGATTATGAGTCAAATGTTAAATCGTTTGTTGAAATCAAAAAAGGAGATGATGTTCCATATAACCCGGTATTGACAAAAACTGACGGAACTACTTGTAAATTGTCCGACTTAAGTGGTTATTTGGTTTATATTGATATTTGGGCGACATGGTGCGTCCCTTGTGTTAAAGAAATACCACATTTAGAAAAAGTGGCAGAACATTTTAAAGGCAACGACAAGATTAAAATTATTAGTATATCTGTAGATGAAAACCGGGATGCCTGGCTAAAAAAACTGGCAAAAGACCAACCTGAGTGGGAGCAATATATACTTACGCCGGAAGAGGAAGAGAAATTTATGAAAGCATGGAATATAGGCGGAATTCCTCGTTTCATTGTGTTGGATAAAGACGGGAAAGTATTTTCGGCTGATGCACCAAGACCTTCTAACGAAGAGCTAATTGGTACCTTGGAATCACAATTATAAATTAACAAGCGAAATGATTGAAGAAAGAGATGAAGAGATGTGTTTTTTACTCTTCAAGCGTATTGCCGGAAAAATTGAGAAGGAAGAAGAGCAACAACTGGAGGCCTGGCGTTTGGAAAGCGAATTGCACCAGCAACTTTACGACCGGCTGCTTGATCCAGCATATCTTGAACATGAATATAAGCGTAGAAAGGCGATTAATGTGCAGCGTCCGATGGCAGAAATGCAAGGCCGAATAAATGCTGACAACGGGAAAGTATTTCGTTTACACCGGATTAAACGCTGGGCTATTGCTGCTTCTATCGCTTTATTGGTGGGCATAAGTGCTATTCAGATTTTTCTTCACACTTCCAACAAAACATCTTCAATTGAAACCGCTAAAACTCAATTGGCAGTATCAGATATAAAACACGGAGAGACAAAGGCTGTTTTAACAATGCCTGGCGGAGCAGAAGTGGCTTTAGGAGCCAACGACGAAAGCAATGAGGAAGCCATCAAGCATGTAAAATCTGCTTCCAAAATGCAGGCAGAAACAAAGCTGAACCTTGAAGTTCCCCGGGGTGGGGAATTTAAGATTGTGCTGGAAGATAGTACCGAAGTATGGCTAAATGCCGAGTCTAAACTTATTTATCCTGAGAAATTCTCCTTAAAAGAACGAAAGGTTACAGTAACAGGAGAAGCCTATTTTAAAGTTTCGCACGATGAAGACAGGCCATTCTTTGTTGAAACAGACGGACAACTTGTTCGGGTTTATGGTACCGAATTCAATATTCGATCGTACAATGAAGACCAACAGGTTTATACTACTTTGGTAACAGGTAGTATTTCGTTAACCAAGGCCAATGATAAAAGTGGAGAGCTAATGCTAACTCCCGGATACCAGGCCCTCTTTGATAAAGATAATGCCGAAACTTTTGTTAAAACGGTTAACACCGATATTGTAACCAGTTGGCGGGGAGGCCGGTTTGTTTTTGAGGAACAAAACCTCGGTCAAATCATGCAGGATTTAAGTCGGTGGTATTTATTCGACTATCAGTTTGAAGAAAAAAGTTTGGAACAAATTGTTTTTAAAGGAAGCATTCCTCGCTACAGCGAATTCAGTACAGTTTTAGCCATATTAGAAAAAAGTGGTGGCTTAGCTTTTAGCGTTAACGGATCAACCGTTAGCATTTCTCAAAGTGTTGATAGTAAATAAACAACAACTAAAATCAAATTAATGAATATAAAAAAACTCTGTATAGCAATAATTATGTCCGTTTGGGGACTATTGCAGCCTATTCAAACCTGGGCGCAGGAATATAGCGTTTCCTACAACGAGGCGAATATTGATGAGGTAATTTCGGATTTAAGAAATAAGACCGGATACGAATTTGTTTACCAGAAGCAAATACTAAACAACGTTGGGCCAATATCTTGTACATATAATAGCCTGACTATTAATCAGCTTCTTGATCGTATTTTCTGGGATAAAGCCGGACTGGATTACGATATCGTAGAGAAGAATATTATTTTAAGTATATCAACTAAAGAATTAGAATATTTTAAGAAAGTAATTACAGGGATGGTAACGGATGAAAATGATAATCCTCTTCCGGGGGCAAGCATTTTGTTCGTTGGGAGCAATACTGGTGTTACAACTGATACTGATGGGCAGTTTGTGCTTACTGTAGAAGGAAAAGATCCGGTAATCCGTATCTCCTTTATTGGAATGAAAGAGCAGACGATTCATGTTAACTCTTTAAAAGAGAATTTCCTTTTGGTAAAAATGCAGAATGATGAAAGAATGATGGAAGAGGTTGTTGTAACCGGTTACCAAAATATCAAGCGCGAGAATGCAACCGGTTCCTATCAATCCGTTAAGTCGAAAGATTTGGGCAATCGTTATACATCATCAATTGCAGCCAATTTGGAAGGTAAAATACCCGGACTGGTTAGTTACAATAATGGTTTAGGCGACGACCAGGAATCATCGCTTATAATCCGTGGTGTTGGATCCTTTCAGGCCAATACCAGCCCGCTTGTGGTTGTTGATGGATTACCAATTGAAGGCTCTATTGAATCTGTTAATCCGTATGAAATAGAGAATGTTACTGTTTTGAAAGATGCAGCAGCAGCAGCAATATATGGTGCGCGAGCTTCCAACGGGGTAATTGTAATTACAACAAAACGGGCCCAAAGCGAAAAGTTAACTATTGATTTTAATACGGATATCACAATCAGCGAAAAACGGGATTACGACAATTTCAGATGGGCAAATGCCAGCGAATTGATTGAACTGGAGAAGTACAATTATAATTATATACGCGACGCAGAAGATCAATCGGCATTTTCTACTTTGCTCCAATACTATGAAAACAGACGAAAGGCACTAAGTCCTGTTAGCCGTCTTTTGGTTGCCAATTATTTGGGAGAGTTAGGTCCCGATGAGCTAAATAGTACACTTGAGCGATTGAGTAAAAATGATTACCGGAAGGAGTGGCAAGATGCTACAGAACGTTCTCAGATACTGAAACAATACAACCTGGCATTACGCACAAAAGGGAAAGTATTGGGCTCAAGTATTGTATTAAATTATAAAACCGATAACAATGGCATTGTAAATCAGCATAACAATATGCTGACGTTTAGTTATAAAGGCGATTTGGATGTTACAAAATGGCTTGATTTATCGTTGGGAACAAACATTATTCGTGAACGTGCAAAAACTCATATCAGCAGAGTATACGGATACAATAGAATCAATGCCTTTCAACCTTACCAGAGTATGTATAACGAAGATGGTTCGCGCGCAGCTATGGAAGCAGATGTTTATTTAGGCGAAGAATCTTTAAACAATCCCGCCTATGGTTTTAAGTCTGTTTCGTATAACTTGCTGGATGAACTGAACAAGAATTTTCAGAAAACAAGCCGAACAAATATTCGTTCATTTTTGCATGCCAATGTTAAAATTCTTCCCGAATGGACGGTTAGTAGCCAGTTTCAGTACGAAGATATAAACTATAAGAATGATGCGTATTACGAGGGTGATTCTTATTACATGAGACACTTATACAATCTCTACACAACCGAAGAAGTTGTGCAGGAGGAAGATTGGGATACCGGAGAAATGATATCAAGCAGTGTCGTGAAACATCACATTCCCGCTGGAGGAAGATTGGATACCGACCTCTCAGAAGGTGCTTTTTACACTTTCAGAGCACAAAGTAATTATTCGAAAACTTTTGCAGACAAACACGAACTTATAGCTATTGCAGGTTATGAGTTTCGCGAATCAAAATCGAAAACATACAAAAACCTGTTGATGGGTTATGATGAGCAAACTCAAACAAACAGCAATGGATTGGTTAATTACGGTGTGTGGAAAGACCTGGAAGGACAAGTTTCAGCTTTAGGCGACAACTATACTATTTATGGAGCACCTGATGGAAACGATTTTTTAACGACAAATATTCTACACCGTTTTTATTCGGTTTATTTCACCGGAAACTACAGTTACGATAACCGGTACAGTGCATCATTCTCTTATCGGGTTGATAAAACTGACTTATTTGGCGCTGATCCTAAATTTCGGGGGCGCCCATTATGGTCAACCGGTTTAAGCTGGAACATCAACAACGAAGAGTTTATGAAAAACTATAAATGGGTTGATGTTTTGAAACTGCGCGGTAGTTACGGTTTAACAGGGAATATCGATAAAGATATTTCATCCTACCTAACTGCAACAATTGGGGTAAACGAAGTAACCGGAGCAAAGTATGCAGACTTAGACACGCCTCCGAACGATCAGCTTCGTTGGGAGAAAACGGCCTCATGGAATATTGGTCTCGACTTTTCGTTGTGGCGTAACCGCTTGAGTGGTTCTATTGATGGTTACCGAAAAACCGGAACTGATATACTAACCATTACTGATCTTGACCCGACAACAGGATGGAGCCAGCTGACCATAAATAGCGGAGAAGCTCTAAACACCGGAGTTGAAATACAACTTAATGGTAGTATTATCAAACCATCTTCTTATAATTCAATTGGGGTGAACGCTTCAGTTAACTTTGCATATAATAAAAACGAAGTTACAAAGGTAAGCCATCAACCCTCTTCTGGCGCAGAAGCATTACGAATTGGAACGCTTCACGAGGGGTATCCTGTTAATTCCTTGTTCTCGTATCGTTTTGCCGGATTATTATCAGAAGATAATATACAGCATTTCAGATGGGAAGATGCCAACGGACAAATTCATTCATCCGACATAAACAGTGGCGAATTTACGCCCGAAGATGCTGTGTTTAGCGGAGGATTAGATCCAAAATACATGGCAAGTTTTAACCCTGAAATTACTTACGGCGGATTTAGCATTACTGCAATGCTTTCATATTATGGCGGACATTATATGCGTGTATTAACAGACGACTGGTCGAGCGAAGGAAGTACTTACGGCTATAGTAGTCTGGCATCTGTTGATGCAATTCCCAGCAGTTATTTAAATTATTGGAGAAGCGATGATAAAAATTTGTATCCTGCTAACGGATATCTCGGCGGATCAAACGTAATTGGAGACTACAGGTATTTGGATACAAATGTTGTTTCTGCAGATTACGTTAAATTACGTACCCTGGTGCTGGCATATAGTTTTTCTCAGCAGTTTTCTAAAAAAATAGGGGTTAATAATCTGCGCTTAAGGTTTCAGGTAAATAACCTGGCAACCTGGCAACGTAATAAGCTGGGGATAGACCCGGAAGCTAACAATCCTGCATATGGTACCACTTTGCCGGAAACTCCGAGAAGCTACACAATGAGCTTGAATTTTAACCTGTAATACAAGAAACGATGATTAAAAGAAACATATTTGGATTTTTACTCCTATTAATTTTAGTATCCTGTGAAGACCAACTGGACATTATCCCTAAAGGAAAAAGTACACTGGATAATTTAGATGATTTAGAATTATTGTTAAATCAGGAATATTCGCTCGGTATAAAACCTGCAGCCGATTTGGGTATGATATGCAATGAATCATTGGGGCTGATGCTGTCTGTTCCTGAAGCCTTATCTCTTACCAATACGCTGGATTATGCCTACCTCTCTTATAACGAAGAAGTAGACCGGGTAACCCTGACACAGTCTGACAGGCGATATTCTGCGGCGTATAGTTATATCAATTATATGAATGTAATACTGAGCAAGATTGACGACGTAAGCGGAGATGTTGATAGAAAAGCAAGCCTTAAAGCAGAGGCGCACATCATAAGGGCTTATCTCCACTGGCTGTTGGTTAATATTTATGCCGCGCAATACGATGCGGCTACAGCTAAAAATAAAGGAGGTATTGCTTATGTTGATAATATTGACGTAGTTGAACAGAAAACAAAGCTGACTCTGGAAGAAGCATACCAACGCATTCTGGAAGATTGTTCTGATGAGATTATAGATCAACTGCCAGTTGATAATTCCAATATTTTGCGAGCTGACCATGCCTTTGGTAATGCCGTGCGAGCTAAGGTTTTAATGCAAATGAAACAGTATGAAGAAGCATTGCCTTACGCACTGGAGGCACTGAACTTGAATGGAGCAATTGAAGACCGGAAAATTATTGCTGAGACTGGAGTTTGGGATTTGCAGGAAGATGTATCGAATAATTACGTGTATATGCGTAGTGAATCACGAGTAAGTCCTACCACCGAAACCCTTTCGGTTGAAAGTTCTGCAATGTTTGAGGACGGAGACTATGTTATCAATTACGATGGAGGATGGAGCGATTTGTACGGGATGATATTTGCCGGAATAAGCGGCTGCAAAATTTATTTTGGCTGGAATACAAAAAGCAATGAATATGGCATTAATAGCGACAGGATGTATTACACTGCTGCCGAATGTTATATTCGCACAGGAGAAATACGCAAAGGATTAGAGCTTGTCGATCATATACGTGCCTATCGTGTGGAAGACTACCAATCGTTTGTTGCGCTTTTTGATCAAAGCCCGTTAAGCGAAACGGAGGCTATGTCGCTGTTACAAAAAGCAAAATGGATTGAGTGTGTTGCTTCTTATGAGAACTTTTTCGACTGTAAACGCTGGAACACTGAAGAGAACTATAAACGTACGATTGTCCGCAACTTAGGCGACGAGTATGGAAGTTATTCTATTTCTCCTGAGTCTCCTTTGTGGATTTTGCCATTCCCGGCTAATGCTACTCGCTATAACTCATCACTTACTCAGAACTTCTAATAAATCTCCAAAATCAGGCTTTTACCAGAAATAACTCTGGTAAGAGTCTGATTTTAATGAATTCCTGTTTTAGATTAGAATGACCTTGCCGAAAATTATTCAATTCGTATGGGCATTCTCAGAATCGAAATAGTGAGCGTTACTATTGTTATTACGTTGGGCACTCATTGGATAATATCCAATGAATGAGTTGTAACGACGAAGTGTGTACACCTCCAACCGATGAAGAATTTGAGTTTGTGATCGGGTAAATACGAGCTAACTGTCATATTCAAAGAGAGGTTATCCTGAATAATAAGCGGTAGCCTTTTTTTGTGTTTCAAATTTGGTATATAATGAGTATGTTCGCGACTTGTTTGCTGATGGGTAAAATAAAAAATTAACGAAAACTGATTGTAATGGAAAAGACTGATGTAAGGTATGCTGAATATCTGAAAATCTTACATGAAGAGTTGATACCGGCCATGGGCTGTACTGAGCCAATTGCTATTGCTTATGCCGGAGCTGTCGCCAAAAAGGCACTGGGAACAATGCCCGAGCGTGTTTTGGTAGAAGCAAGCGATAACATTATTAAGAATGTAAAAAGTGTTGTCGTCCCGAATACAGGAGGACAGAAGGGAATTGCTGCTGCTGCTGTTGCCGGTATTGTTGCGGGTGATTCAGAGCGGATTTTAGAGGTAATATCTGATGTAAGTATTAAGGAGCGGGAACAGATCGCAGATTTCCTGAAATCAAATGAAGTGGAGGTCGTTTCCTTACAAAGTGAAATAATTTTCGACCTGGTTGTGAATGTTTTTAGTGGCGATGACAGTGCTGCCGTTCAGATATCGCATTACCATACCAACATTGTTCGTATAACCAGAAATAATGATACTGAAATTTGCAATCAGCATTGTAATGATTTAACACCATCGCAGATTTTGGATCGTTCATTCATGAGTGTTGACGATATTTTGAAATTTGCGGAGACGGTAGAGCTTTCTCAAGTAAAAGATCTGCTGGATAAACAAATTGAGTACAATGTTGCTATTGCCAAAGAAGGCATAAAAGGGAACTGGGGAGCAAATGTAGGATCGGTACTTCTGCAATCGTGGGGTACAGATGACATAAAAGTACGTGCCAAAGCCATGGCTGCTGCCGGCTCGGATGCACGAATGAGTGGCTGCGAATTGCCTGTAATGATTGTTTCAGGTAGTGGTAACCAGGGATTAACAGCATCGCTGCCGGTGATTGAATATGCCAGAGAATTGAAGGTAGACCAGGAAACGTTATACCGGGGGTTAATTGTTTCTAATTTAGTCACTATTCATCAAAAAACACGAATAGGACGTTTGTCGGCCTATTGTGGAGCCATCTCTGCCGGTGTTGGCGCCGGTGCCGGAATTACATGGTTACATGGTGGCCGGTTTGATGAGGTGGCCCATACCATTGTAAATGCACTTGCAATTGTGTCTGGTATTATTTGCGACGGAGCAAAACCTTCCTGTGCAGGGAAAATTGCATCGGCTGTTGACGCTGGAATTTTGGGTTACCACATGTATAAAAACGGACAGCAATTTTATGGTGGCGACGGAATCCTGAAAAAGGGGGTTGAGAATACTATCGAGAGAATTGGTCAATTGGCTAGTAAGGGGATGCGCGAAACCGATAAAGAGATCATTCGAATTATGTTAGGAGAATAACTGTTTAATATGCTGGGTGTATTGATAAGATCGTCAGTGTTCTATGTCTATGTCGAATATATTTGTGCAACATTAGCGGACTGATTTTTTTATAAGAGCGGTATCATGAATAAGTACTAGTAGTTAAAGAATTGGGTTCAGCACCTCTGTTGAGCCAGAAAATTTTTGAGACCATATTATTTTATATCTTACACCTCGTATTGATAAACCCAATAAAATCAGGTGAAAACAGGTTCTGAAAATTTACCGGTATACAGCTTGCACAATTTTAGTTCGAAAGAACGGGCAAGCCAGCAGTTTCAGGTAGAAGTATTTGATGCTAACCGGCATTTTGCTGTAAAGTACCCGCATCGTCACGATTTTTTTGAGGTGTTGTATCTGCAAAAGGGAAGTGGCTCGCATGTTATCGACGGAAATAAATACGATATCGAGCCGCCCTGTATATTTTTTATGTCGCCCGGACAGGCGCACAAAATCGAGTTCTCGCACGATATTGATGGTTTCATTTTTATTTTCACTGCCGATTTTTACCTGCTCAATCAGCGAAATCCCAACCGTTTAATCGAGTTTCCTTTCTTTTTTACCATCCGGCAGGATAACCCGCCATTGCGTTTAAATAATGAGAACGACAAACGTTTTCTGGAGAGTTTGTTTAAAAAAGGTATTAACGAAATTCGCAGGCCCGAAGGTTATTCTATCGATATTTTACGATCGGTACTCGACCTTATTTTAACAACTTGTGCTTCGCTTTATCCGTACGACGAGAACCGTTGGAAAGGAAAAGGGCACATTGTGGTGAAAAAATTTTTTCAATTACTGGAAGAGCATTTTCACGAAAACCTTTCGGTGGCACAGTATGCCGATATTATGGCGCTAACGCCAAATCATTTAACCCAAACGGTAAACCAGCTAACCGGGAAAACTTCGTCGCAAATTATTAAATCGAAACAAATTATTGAGATTAAACGCCTGTTGGTACATACTAATCTCAGTGTTTCGGAAATTGCTGCAAAAATGAACTTTCCGGATCAAAGTTACTTTGCCAAATTTTTTAAACGCGAAGTCGGTCTGTCTCCCTTGCAGTTTCGTTCTCAATCGCTCTAATGGTGGCAAAGTTCCATATTTAGTACATTGTTTAAGCTGTTGAAAATTAATAGTGTAATTTAAATGTTTAAACCGGCGTTAAAATTCAAATCCATGAAAATTACCTAAAATTCATGTAATTTTACATTTCAGGTTTGCAGAAATTTTGTTGCTTTGTATTAAGGTTTGTGCATTTGAGAACGAACAGCAAAATGTTACAGCTTAAAAGTATTTTAATCGTAAAAAATATAAGATCATGGAAAATTATTTCAATACATTACCTCTTCGTCTTCAGTTAGACCAGTTGGGAAAATGCGACTTTATGGATGAGTCGGAATTTGCAGACGGAGTTGAAAAACTTAAAGGAAAACAAATTGTAGTATTGGGTTGTGGAGCACAGGGATTACACCAGGGCTTGAACCTTCGCGACAGCGGATTAAATGTTGCTTACGCGTTACGCCAGACTGCCATCGACGAAAAACGTGCATCGTATGTAAATGCTACCGAAAATGGTTTTGAAGTTGGTACTTTCGAAGAATTGGTGCCTAAGGCCGATCTTGTACTGAATCTTACACCAGATAAACAACATACTCCGGTAGT
Proteins encoded in this region:
- a CDS encoding metallophosphoesterase, producing the protein MYDIIGDVHGYAAQLKKLLTEMGYRKTNGSYSHPTRKAIFVGDFINRGPEIRKTIRTIKAMVENGNAYAVLGNHELNAIIYHLKDKQGKSIISKPSKYFLSLFKTINEYSLGSNELNEQLRWMRTLPLYLDLGEIRVVHACWSEDAIKVADSLYEEGRIRKRVFRKVYKKSNSEEAQSVWRLTKGINLKLPSDLRVMNNKGVSPRTFRIRWWENLEGKTFREASFESKFTMPSYTIPPEIVPATFPYPDDAPILFFGHYCRGAGPHIIKHNVCCVDSCVAGSKSLLAYRWSGEKELDMNHLVKI
- a CDS encoding RNA polymerase sigma factor codes for the protein MIEVYKQVFAEFKEGTINSFYEKMYPELIIYASRLLGNEYAFLSEDCVQDAIFQAYKQRHSFSSPFQLKAFIYTCVRNKGISILRKGKAQSKYMAQIEDSEKDLSVNFIEQETLTLLYEAIDSLPEKYKTLFDLSFEQGLKNAEVAKLLNISEIAVKKQKSRFKSLLYNQLKNKIDKEYLYFILLILYDI
- a CDS encoding TlpA disulfide reductase family protein; the encoded protein is MKKEKLISVFTLAALFLICNVSKAQLLKGIINADSIPILQIAYTPDGDVINTIYHKLQPDKDGKFSFNTDLIDQTCDVGVYVGEEIFGAHLEKGKTTNIYLEKKSGKENFEIRFGGDNVELSKVYNAYTQAFDIFKYFSIDPALSKSFQEYRDILEKEYTALNKKLATIKDDQWQAYYIKLSEGMYKWTQIRLIMDECFEENIPLAESPEYLELINAINPNDEASLRTNLSVAWLGGKVKQSMDGNDDDNIPYFVECMELVENQITNPKVRTSLTRYIPYLYFTMGAGKGDVNVFWNRFKIFAKDYPELISDYESNVKSFVEIKKGDDVPYNPVLTKTDGTTCKLSDLSGYLVYIDIWATWCVPCVKEIPHLEKVAEHFKGNDKIKIISISVDENRDAWLKKLAKDQPEWEQYILTPEEEEKFMKAWNIGGIPRFIVLDKDGKVFSADAPRPSNEELIGTLESQL
- a CDS encoding FecR domain-containing protein, coding for MIEERDEEMCFLLFKRIAGKIEKEEEQQLEAWRLESELHQQLYDRLLDPAYLEHEYKRRKAINVQRPMAEMQGRINADNGKVFRLHRIKRWAIAASIALLVGISAIQIFLHTSNKTSSIETAKTQLAVSDIKHGETKAVLTMPGGAEVALGANDESNEEAIKHVKSASKMQAETKLNLEVPRGGEFKIVLEDSTEVWLNAESKLIYPEKFSLKERKVTVTGEAYFKVSHDEDRPFFVETDGQLVRVYGTEFNIRSYNEDQQVYTTLVTGSISLTKANDKSGELMLTPGYQALFDKDNAETFVKTVNTDIVTSWRGGRFVFEEQNLGQIMQDLSRWYLFDYQFEEKSLEQIVFKGSIPRYSEFSTVLAILEKSGGLAFSVNGSTVSISQSVDSK